From the Hevea brasiliensis isolate MT/VB/25A 57/8 chromosome 15, ASM3005281v1, whole genome shotgun sequence genome, one window contains:
- the LOC110634795 gene encoding uncharacterized protein LOC110634795 isoform X1 — protein sequence MGNEMGNNNTSGLREEDNTTPEAQGKFLQETDHNSDVKGENYVVPTTGCKDYLQTETGLDFDDPNGEGDTPAHNQTSDGTGQKETGVNPSVESAEAEKISNEEGGNDRDIQFAASFSKEMKGHRNPTSSENILETSNNCIERQPSFKKEEEDIPNSTFVAISSAHDSESEDSEEPKPDQHEFTKVHAEQSEQDSTNSLRGIADVLGTSAEYSSKKNSHLLDIYMSDNLEGTIDSATNLDVEIRKDDLLAKEMASQEINMPSKEKFEVILSLDLPSNVGEKYGELAGKMNCNETNFLESKQGANLVAESLDSHLEASLPEDKTMVLPNMVLPDKAKLIGKESESGENKHDLRFPVGESNIEKANGSETDSLRRLNCKNIEMDGSVITAQDAASNGDCQIEEVKVVEESDNQEKKMNLELGIFEAEPSIANDENNEEESGDCRPEANTSHDAAYKGNCQVEGAKALVESDNQNESSEEHCNGPEGKHVMVHELGITAANLSIANGKNNEEEVEDFKPEALTAHEAATKRNCHIEEFKVVEESNNQNEAYEENCEESEGKIVSIPELGMVAAKSSIANSKINAEESGDCKSDEAYEGKIIMVPELVTVAAVLPVPNVTNNEEEAEDYEAEEEEPVEKHIVEIKQKIEVPFVPVEHHLSCASASLFLPENHQQETFMKSEDSQDSSKSTLELKPKSSNKFNATTFSTFHATSSPVESLVSVVELAIEKLAEEVLPQVTAAPRMATDTKSSASANDSSEQHEKTELSVFAKNIIEAQENAVRMSTESVTENLIQAEVGKSPSSIVESTVPAVQLAIEKSQQESPHYSITVLETVTQAKSLALASQSSEQCEKVETSVHGRGGYEPQETVGRFSTESISDNLNNHAEMRKSPSFNLDLRIEARGEESDQTPLLHEDKNAIEGLPIQADVSLQNSLPQAQYGQESLKYQAMPVEEKVITLERNDSEKSRTPFLGFLKEDEEARGAVLPKKKENYVAVEKATKDPWNSSATKEVSPTPPKGKEKHKRRPSLFTNCMCCTTVIN from the exons ATGGGAAATGAGATGGGCAACAATAACACTTCTGGATTGCGAG AAGAGGATAACACAACCCCTGAAGCTCAGGGAAAATTTTTGCAAGAAACTGATCATAATAGTGATGTAAAAGGAGAAAATTATGTGGTACCGACAACTGGATGTAAAGATTATCTTCAGACAGAGACAGGGTTAGACTTTGACGATCCAAACGGAGAAGGAGATACTCCTGCTCATAACCAGACATCTGATGGAACAG GTCAAAAAGAGACTGGAGTTAATCCTTCTGTTGAATCTGCAGAAGCTGAAAAGATATCAAATGAAGAAGGTGGAAACGATAGAGACATTCAATTTGCAGCTTCTTTTTCAAAGGAAATGAAAGGTCACAGAAACCCAACATCATCAGAGAATATTTTGGAAACGAGTAATAATTGTATTGAAAGGCAGCCTTCCTTCAAGAAAG AAGAAGAGGATATTCCAAATTCAACTTTTGTTGCAATATCCTCAGCACATGATTCAGAATCTGAAGATTCTGAAGAACCAAAGCCTGATCAACATGAATTTACAAAAGTGCATGCTGAGCAATCGGAACAAGATAGCACTAATTCATTGAGAGGAATTGCAGATGTCTTAGGAACAAGTGCTGAATACAGTAGCAAAAAGAACAGTCACCTGTTAGATATTTACATGTCTGATAACCTGGAAGGAACTATTGATTCTGCTACTAATCTAGATGTGGAGATAAGAAAGGATGATTTGTTGGCGAAAGAAATGGCATCTCAGGAAATCAATATGCCCAGCAAAGAGAAATTTGAAGTTATTTTATCATTGGATCTTCCAAGTAATGTTGGAGAGAAATATGGAGAGTTAGCTGGTAAGATGAATTGTAATGAAACTAATTTCTTGGAGTCAAAACAAGGAGCCAATCTGGTGGCTGAATCATTAGATTCCCATTTAGAAGCCTCCCTGCCTGAAGACAAAACCATGGTTCTTCCTAATATGGTTCTTCCCGACAAGGCTAAATTAATAGGAAAAGAATCGGAAAGTGGAGAAAATAAGCATGATCTTCGTTTTCCAGTAGGAGAATCCAATATTGAGAAGGCAAATGGATCTGAAACTGATTCTTTGAGAAGGCTTAATTGCAAGAACATTGAAATGGACGGTTCTGTTATCACTGCTCAAGATGCTGCTAGCAATGGGGACTGCCAAATTGAGGAAGTGAAGGTTGTTGAGGAATCTGACAACCAGGAGAAAAAAATGAACTTGGAACTCGGAATATTTGAAGCCGAGCCATCCATTGCAAATGACGAAAACAATGAAGAGGAATCAGGAGATTGCAGACCTGAGGCAAATACTTCTCATGATGCTGCTTACAAAGGGAACTGCCAAGTTGAGGGGGCAAAGGCTCTTGTTGAATCTGACAACCAGAATGAGTCTTCTGAAGAACATTGCAATGGACCTGAAGGAAAGCATGTGATGGTTCATGAACTTGGAATAACTGCAGCCAACTTATCCATTGCAAATGGCAAAAACaatgaagaagaagtagaagattTCAAACCTGAGGCATTAACTGCTCATGAAGCTGCCACCAAGAGGAACTGCCACATTGAGGAGTTCAAGGTTGTGGAGGAATCAAACAACCAGAATGAGGCTTATGAAGAAAATTGCGAGGAATCTGAGGGAAAGATTGTAAGTATTCCTGAACTTGGAATGGTTGCAGCCAAGTCATCCATTGCAAACAGCAAAATCAATGCAGAAGAATCAGGAGATTGCAAAAGTGATGAAGCATACGAAGGAAAGATTATAATGGTTCCTGAGCTTGTAACAGTTGCAGCAGTGTTGCCAGTCCCAAATGTCACAAACAATGAAGAGGAAGCAGAAGATTACGAAGCCGAGGAAGAGGAACCTGTAGAGAAGCACATTGTGGAGATAAAGCAGAAAATAGAAGTTCCATTTGTGCCAGTAGAACATCATCTATCATGCGCTTCAGCTTCTCTGTTCCTACCTGAGAATCATCAACAGGAAACTTTCATGAAATCTGAGGATTCCCAAGATAGCAGCAAGTCAACGTTGGAACTGAAACCGAAGAGCAGCAATAAGTTCAATGCTACAACGTTTTCCACTTTCCATGCTACAAGCTCTCCTGTAGAGTCCTTAGTCTCTGTGGTTGAGTTGGCAATTGAGAAACTTGCGGAAGAAGTTTTACCCCAAGTGACAGCAGCTCCAAGGATGGCCACAGATACTAAATCTTCAGCTTCAGCAAATGATTCCAGTGAGCAACATGAAAAAACTGAATTGTCTGTCTTTGCAAAGAATATTATTGAGGCACAAGAAAATGCTGTAAGGATGAGCACTGAATCAGTTACTGAAAACTTGATTCAAGCGGAGGTGGGAAAGTCTCCAAGTTCAATTGTGGAAAGCACAGTCCCTGCTGTGCAGTTAGCAATTGAGAAATCACAGCAAGAATCTCCACATTACAGCATAACAGTTCTAGAGACAGTGACACAAGCTAAATCATTAGCTTTAGCAAGTCAGTCGAGTGAACAATGTGAAAAGGTAGAAACTTCGGTCCACGGAAGGGGCGGTTATGAGCCACAAGAAACTGTGGGAAGGTTCAGCACCGAATCAATTTCTGACAACTTGAATAATCATGCAGAGATGCGGAAATCTCCAAGCTTCAATCTTGATCTCCGAATAGAAGCAAGGGGTGAAGAATCAGATCAGACTCCACTACTTCATGAGGATAAAAATGCAATTGAAGGCTTACCAATCCAGGCAGATGTAAGCCTTCAAAACTCACTTCCGCAAGCTCAATATGGCCAAGAATCATTGAAGTATCAAGCAATGCCAGTGGAAGAAAAAGTGATTACTCTGGAAAGAAACGACTCTGAGAAGTCAAGAACACCATTCCTAGGGTTCTTGAAAGAAGATGAGGAGGCTCGTGGTGCAGTTCTaccgaagaaaaaagaaaattatgttGCTGTAGAAAAAGCAACCAAGGATCCATGGAACTCATCTGCCACTAAAGAAGTCTCGCCAACGCCTCCAAAAGGTAAAGAAAAGCACAAGCGCAGGCCATCTCTCTTCACCAATTGCATGTGTTGTACAACTGTGATTAATTAA
- the LOC110634795 gene encoding uncharacterized protein LOC110634795 isoform X2, with product MGNEMGNNNTSGLREEDNTTPEAQGKFLQETDHNSDVKGENYVVPTTGCKDYLQTETGLDFDDPNGEGDTPAHNQTSDGTEAEKISNEEGGNDRDIQFAASFSKEMKGHRNPTSSENILETSNNCIERQPSFKKEEEDIPNSTFVAISSAHDSESEDSEEPKPDQHEFTKVHAEQSEQDSTNSLRGIADVLGTSAEYSSKKNSHLLDIYMSDNLEGTIDSATNLDVEIRKDDLLAKEMASQEINMPSKEKFEVILSLDLPSNVGEKYGELAGKMNCNETNFLESKQGANLVAESLDSHLEASLPEDKTMVLPNMVLPDKAKLIGKESESGENKHDLRFPVGESNIEKANGSETDSLRRLNCKNIEMDGSVITAQDAASNGDCQIEEVKVVEESDNQEKKMNLELGIFEAEPSIANDENNEEESGDCRPEANTSHDAAYKGNCQVEGAKALVESDNQNESSEEHCNGPEGKHVMVHELGITAANLSIANGKNNEEEVEDFKPEALTAHEAATKRNCHIEEFKVVEESNNQNEAYEENCEESEGKIVSIPELGMVAAKSSIANSKINAEESGDCKSDEAYEGKIIMVPELVTVAAVLPVPNVTNNEEEAEDYEAEEEEPVEKHIVEIKQKIEVPFVPVEHHLSCASASLFLPENHQQETFMKSEDSQDSSKSTLELKPKSSNKFNATTFSTFHATSSPVESLVSVVELAIEKLAEEVLPQVTAAPRMATDTKSSASANDSSEQHEKTELSVFAKNIIEAQENAVRMSTESVTENLIQAEVGKSPSSIVESTVPAVQLAIEKSQQESPHYSITVLETVTQAKSLALASQSSEQCEKVETSVHGRGGYEPQETVGRFSTESISDNLNNHAEMRKSPSFNLDLRIEARGEESDQTPLLHEDKNAIEGLPIQADVSLQNSLPQAQYGQESLKYQAMPVEEKVITLERNDSEKSRTPFLGFLKEDEEARGAVLPKKKENYVAVEKATKDPWNSSATKEVSPTPPKGKEKHKRRPSLFTNCMCCTTVIN from the exons ATGGGAAATGAGATGGGCAACAATAACACTTCTGGATTGCGAG AAGAGGATAACACAACCCCTGAAGCTCAGGGAAAATTTTTGCAAGAAACTGATCATAATAGTGATGTAAAAGGAGAAAATTATGTGGTACCGACAACTGGATGTAAAGATTATCTTCAGACAGAGACAGGGTTAGACTTTGACGATCCAAACGGAGAAGGAGATACTCCTGCTCATAACCAGACATCTGATGGAACAG AAGCTGAAAAGATATCAAATGAAGAAGGTGGAAACGATAGAGACATTCAATTTGCAGCTTCTTTTTCAAAGGAAATGAAAGGTCACAGAAACCCAACATCATCAGAGAATATTTTGGAAACGAGTAATAATTGTATTGAAAGGCAGCCTTCCTTCAAGAAAG AAGAAGAGGATATTCCAAATTCAACTTTTGTTGCAATATCCTCAGCACATGATTCAGAATCTGAAGATTCTGAAGAACCAAAGCCTGATCAACATGAATTTACAAAAGTGCATGCTGAGCAATCGGAACAAGATAGCACTAATTCATTGAGAGGAATTGCAGATGTCTTAGGAACAAGTGCTGAATACAGTAGCAAAAAGAACAGTCACCTGTTAGATATTTACATGTCTGATAACCTGGAAGGAACTATTGATTCTGCTACTAATCTAGATGTGGAGATAAGAAAGGATGATTTGTTGGCGAAAGAAATGGCATCTCAGGAAATCAATATGCCCAGCAAAGAGAAATTTGAAGTTATTTTATCATTGGATCTTCCAAGTAATGTTGGAGAGAAATATGGAGAGTTAGCTGGTAAGATGAATTGTAATGAAACTAATTTCTTGGAGTCAAAACAAGGAGCCAATCTGGTGGCTGAATCATTAGATTCCCATTTAGAAGCCTCCCTGCCTGAAGACAAAACCATGGTTCTTCCTAATATGGTTCTTCCCGACAAGGCTAAATTAATAGGAAAAGAATCGGAAAGTGGAGAAAATAAGCATGATCTTCGTTTTCCAGTAGGAGAATCCAATATTGAGAAGGCAAATGGATCTGAAACTGATTCTTTGAGAAGGCTTAATTGCAAGAACATTGAAATGGACGGTTCTGTTATCACTGCTCAAGATGCTGCTAGCAATGGGGACTGCCAAATTGAGGAAGTGAAGGTTGTTGAGGAATCTGACAACCAGGAGAAAAAAATGAACTTGGAACTCGGAATATTTGAAGCCGAGCCATCCATTGCAAATGACGAAAACAATGAAGAGGAATCAGGAGATTGCAGACCTGAGGCAAATACTTCTCATGATGCTGCTTACAAAGGGAACTGCCAAGTTGAGGGGGCAAAGGCTCTTGTTGAATCTGACAACCAGAATGAGTCTTCTGAAGAACATTGCAATGGACCTGAAGGAAAGCATGTGATGGTTCATGAACTTGGAATAACTGCAGCCAACTTATCCATTGCAAATGGCAAAAACaatgaagaagaagtagaagattTCAAACCTGAGGCATTAACTGCTCATGAAGCTGCCACCAAGAGGAACTGCCACATTGAGGAGTTCAAGGTTGTGGAGGAATCAAACAACCAGAATGAGGCTTATGAAGAAAATTGCGAGGAATCTGAGGGAAAGATTGTAAGTATTCCTGAACTTGGAATGGTTGCAGCCAAGTCATCCATTGCAAACAGCAAAATCAATGCAGAAGAATCAGGAGATTGCAAAAGTGATGAAGCATACGAAGGAAAGATTATAATGGTTCCTGAGCTTGTAACAGTTGCAGCAGTGTTGCCAGTCCCAAATGTCACAAACAATGAAGAGGAAGCAGAAGATTACGAAGCCGAGGAAGAGGAACCTGTAGAGAAGCACATTGTGGAGATAAAGCAGAAAATAGAAGTTCCATTTGTGCCAGTAGAACATCATCTATCATGCGCTTCAGCTTCTCTGTTCCTACCTGAGAATCATCAACAGGAAACTTTCATGAAATCTGAGGATTCCCAAGATAGCAGCAAGTCAACGTTGGAACTGAAACCGAAGAGCAGCAATAAGTTCAATGCTACAACGTTTTCCACTTTCCATGCTACAAGCTCTCCTGTAGAGTCCTTAGTCTCTGTGGTTGAGTTGGCAATTGAGAAACTTGCGGAAGAAGTTTTACCCCAAGTGACAGCAGCTCCAAGGATGGCCACAGATACTAAATCTTCAGCTTCAGCAAATGATTCCAGTGAGCAACATGAAAAAACTGAATTGTCTGTCTTTGCAAAGAATATTATTGAGGCACAAGAAAATGCTGTAAGGATGAGCACTGAATCAGTTACTGAAAACTTGATTCAAGCGGAGGTGGGAAAGTCTCCAAGTTCAATTGTGGAAAGCACAGTCCCTGCTGTGCAGTTAGCAATTGAGAAATCACAGCAAGAATCTCCACATTACAGCATAACAGTTCTAGAGACAGTGACACAAGCTAAATCATTAGCTTTAGCAAGTCAGTCGAGTGAACAATGTGAAAAGGTAGAAACTTCGGTCCACGGAAGGGGCGGTTATGAGCCACAAGAAACTGTGGGAAGGTTCAGCACCGAATCAATTTCTGACAACTTGAATAATCATGCAGAGATGCGGAAATCTCCAAGCTTCAATCTTGATCTCCGAATAGAAGCAAGGGGTGAAGAATCAGATCAGACTCCACTACTTCATGAGGATAAAAATGCAATTGAAGGCTTACCAATCCAGGCAGATGTAAGCCTTCAAAACTCACTTCCGCAAGCTCAATATGGCCAAGAATCATTGAAGTATCAAGCAATGCCAGTGGAAGAAAAAGTGATTACTCTGGAAAGAAACGACTCTGAGAAGTCAAGAACACCATTCCTAGGGTTCTTGAAAGAAGATGAGGAGGCTCGTGGTGCAGTTCTaccgaagaaaaaagaaaattatgttGCTGTAGAAAAAGCAACCAAGGATCCATGGAACTCATCTGCCACTAAAGAAGTCTCGCCAACGCCTCCAAAAGGTAAAGAAAAGCACAAGCGCAGGCCATCTCTCTTCACCAATTGCATGTGTTGTACAACTGTGATTAATTAA
- the LOC110651794 gene encoding putative calcium-transporting ATPase 13, plasma membrane-type: MSNFLRSSIEYLLDVPSTVSQPKKRWHLAFATIYCSRTIHSLARVSMANKKTGKLSPSHSFIILDINPHNSSFNINQANLTELVKKKNHKRLRQLGGVAGIASAIKTDIEGGICGGVQDIARRQEAFGSNAYKKPPTKSFFHFLVEAFKDLTIAILLACAALSLGFGIKEHGLKEGWYDGGSIFVAVFLVIAVSAVSNYRQNRQFDKLSRVSNNIKIDVVRQGRRQQVSIFELVVGDVVCLNIGDQIPADGLFVDGHSLQIDESSMTGESDHVEVNHDQNPFLFSGTKVADGYGRMLVTSVGMNTTWGEMMSHISRDTSEQTPLQARLNKLTSSIGKVGLAVAFLVLAVLLIRYFTGNTQDENGNREFNGSKTKADDIVNAVVGIVAAAVTIVVVAIPEGLPLAVTLTLAYSMKRMMADQAMVRKLSACETMGSATTICTDKTGTLTMNLMKVTKFWLGQESMEQSTSSISPHVLELIKQGVALNTTGSAYRANPEAEYEFSGSPTEKAILSWAILDLEMDMEEQKQSCITVHVEAFNSQKKRSGVLIRKKLDNTIHVHWKGAAEMILAMCSSYYDASGIMKDLDDQQKSVFKKIIQGMADNSLRCIAFAHTQISEQQHGEGMEGKKLKENSLTLLGLVGIKDPCRPGVKKAVEACQHAGVNIKMITGDNVFTARAIAIECGILNPGQDMFSGAVVEGEEFRNYTHKERMEKADKICVMARSSPFDKLLMVQCLKQKGQVVAVTGDGTNDAPALKEADIGLSMGIQGTEVAKESSDIVILDDNFASVATVLRWGRCVYNNIQKFIQFQLTVNVAALVINFVAAVSAGEVPLTAVQLLWVNLIMDTLGALALATEQPTKELMDKAPVGRTEPLITNIMWRNLLAQALYQIAVLLTLQFKGESIFGVAEKVNDTLIFNTFVLCQVFNEFNARKLEKKNVFKGIHKNKLFLGIIGITIVLQVLMVEFLKKFADTERLNWGQWGACIGMAALTWPIGWVVKYMPVPERPIFSYLNWRMQNSEN, from the coding sequence ATGTCTAATTTTTTGCGTTCAAGTATTGAGTACTTGCTTGATGTGCCCTCTACAGTTAGCCAGCCCAAAAAAAGGTGGCATTTGGCATTTGCCACCATCTACTGTTCCAGAACCATACACTCTCTTGCCAGGGTCTCTATGGCTAACAAAAAAACCGGCAAACTTTCTCCCTCTCATTCTTTTATTATACTCGATATTAACCCACACAACAGCTCCTTCAACATCAATCAAGCAAATCTCACTGAGCttgtaaaaaagaaaaatcacaAACGACTTCGGCAATTAGGTGGCGTTGCAGGTATAGCCTCTGCTATTAAAACCGACATAGAAGGTGGCATCTGTGGAGGTGTCCAAGACATCGCTCGTCGCCAAGAGGCATTTGGCTCCAACGCCTATAAGAAACCACCGACAAAGAGCTTTTTCCATTTTTTGGTCGAAGCTTTTAAAGATCTTACTATTGCCATTCTTTTAGCCTGTGCAGCACTTTCTCTTGGCTTCGGCATTAAGGAACATGGTTTAAAGGAAGGTTGGTACGATGGTGGCAGTATTTTCGTTGCTGTGTTTCTCGTCATCGCTGTCTCTGCTGTAAGCAATTACAGGCAAAATAGACAATTTGATAAATTGTCCAGAGTCAGCAACAATATCAAAATTGATGTTGTAAGACAAGGTCGGCGACAACAGGTTTCTATATTTGAACTTGTTGTCGGAGATGTTGTTTGTCTCAACATAGGAGACCAAATCCCTGCTGACGGATTGTTCGTAGATGGGCATTCCTTGCAAATTGACGAATCCAGCATGACAGGGGAAAGCGACCACGTTGAAGTTAATCACGACCAAAATCCATTCTTGTTCTCTGGCACCAAGGTCGCTGATGGCTATGGCAGAATGCTTGTTACATCAGTAGGAATGAACACAACATGGGGAGAAATGATGAGCCATATCAGCCGCGACACCAGTGAACAGACACCTTTGCAGGCTAGGCTTAATAAGCTCACCTCATCAATTGGCAAGGTCGGTCTGGCTGTTGCTTTCCTTGTTCTTGCAGTCTTGTTGATTCGTTACTTCACTGGCAACACGCAAGATGAGAATGGAAATAGGGAATTTAATGGCAGCAAGACAAAAGCAGATGATATAGTGAATGCAGTGGTGGGAATTGTAGCAGCTGCGGTCACAATTGTTGTAGTGGCAATCCCAGAAGGACTGCCATTGGCTGTTACACTCACTCTAGCTTATTCGATGAAGAGGATGATGGCCGATCAAGCAATGGTGAGGAAGCTCTCTGCTTGCGAGACTATGGGCTCTGCCACCACAATTTGTACCGACAAAACGGGCACGCTTACAATGAACCTGATGAAGGTAACAAAATTTTGGCTAGGCCAAGAATCAATGGAGCAGAGCACTTCTTCCATTTCCCCACATGTTCTTGAATTGATCAAACAAGGAGTTGCCCTTAATACAACGGGTAGTGCCTACAGAGCAAATCCAGAAGCTGAGTACGAATTCTCAGGTAGTCCCACAGAAAAAGCAATTCTTTCTTGGGCCATCCTGGATCTGGAAATGGATATGGAGGAACAGAAGCAGAGTTGCATCACTGTCCATGTCGAAGCTTTCAACTCACAAAAGAAAAGAAGTGGTGTTTTGATAAGGAAGAAGCTTGACAACACAATCCACGTACACTGGAAAGGAGCTGCAGAGATGATACTAGCAATGTGCTCAAGTTATTATGATGCTTCCGGAATAATGAAAGATTTGGATGATCAGCAAAAGAGTGTATTCAAGAAAATTATTCAAGGCATGGCAGATAATAGCCTTCGCTGCATCGCTTTTGCTCATACACAAATATCAGAACAACAGCATGGAGAAGGGATGGAAGGGAAAAAACTCAAAGAAAACAGCTTGACGCTACTAGGACTTGTGGGTATCAAGGACCCATGTCGACCAGGGGTGAAGAAAGCTGTGGAAGCTTGCCAACATGCTGGAGTGAATATCAAAATGATTACTGGCGACAATGTTTTCACTGCAAGAGCTATAGCCATCGAGTGTGGAATATTGAATCCTGGTCAGGATATGTTCAGTGGAGCTGTAGTAGAAGGAGAAGAATTTCGCAACTACACACATAAGGAAAGAATGGAGAAAGCAGATAAAATATGTGTGATGGCAAGATCTTCCCCTTTCGATAAACTTCTCATGGTGCAGTGCCTGAAACAAAAAGGCCAAGTGGTGGCTGTCACTGGTGATGGAACTAATGATGCACCAGCGTTGAAAGAAGCAGATATTGGGCTGTCTATGGGTATTCAGGGCACAGAAGTTGCCAAGGAAAGCTCAGATATTGTGATTTTGGACGATAATTTTGCTTCTGTGGCCACAGTTTTGAGGTGGGGAAGGTGTGTTTACAACAATATACAGAAATTTATTCAGTTCCAGCTCACCGTCAATGTTGCTGCCCTGGTAATCAATTTCGTGGCAGCGGTTTCAGCCGGTGAAGTTCCGTTGACAGCAGTCCAGCTACTGTGGGTGAATTTGATCATGGACACACTTGGTGCTCTGGCTTTGGCTACGGAACAACCCACCAAAGAGCTCATGGATAAGGCACCAGTGGGCAGAACTGAGCCGCTTATCACCAACATTATGTGGAGAAACCTATTGGCTCAAGCTTTGTATCAGATAGCTGTTCTCTTGACACTTCAATTCAAGGGCGAATCCATCTTTGGCGTGGCAGAGAAGGTAAATGACACCTTAATCTTCAATACATTTGTTCTCTGCCAAGTGTTTAATGAATTCAATGCAAGGAAGTTGGAAAAGAAGAATGTGTTCAAGGGGATACATAAGAACAAGTTATTCTTGGGAATCATTGGGATAACCATTGTCCTTCAGGTGCTGATGGTGGAGTTTCTGAAAAAGTTTGCAGATACAGAGAGGTTGAATTGGGGTCAATGGGGTGCATGCATTGGAATGGCAGCTCTTACATGGCCAATTGGTTGGGTTGTCAAGTACATGCCTGTTCCAGAAAGACCAATTTTTAGCTATTTAAATTGGAGGATGCAGAATTCGGAAAATTGA
- the LOC110634826 gene encoding calmodulin-like protein 11 — MAEILTEEQILEFKESFCLFDKDGDGCITVDELATVIKSLDQNPTEEELRDMINEVDADGNGTIEFAEFLNLMAKKMKETDAEEELKEAFKVFDKDQNGYISANELRHVMINLGEKLTDEEVEQMIKEADLDGDGQVNYDEFVKMMRTVG, encoded by the exons ATGGCAGAAATACTCACTGAGGAGCAGATTCTTGAGTTTAAAGAATCCTTCTGTTTATTCGACAAGGATGGAGATG GATGCATTACTGTCGATGAATTAGCGACGGTGATCAAGTCTTTGGATCAAAACCCGACTGAAGAAGAACTACGTGACATGATTAATGAAGTGGATGCTGATGGAAATGGCACTATTGAATTTGCTGAATTCTTGAACCTGATGGCCAAAAAAATGAAG GAGACTGATGCAGAGGAAGAACTTAAAGAAGCTTTCAAAGTATTTGACAAGGATCAGAATGGGTATATATCAGCTAATGag TTGAGGCATGTGATGATCAATTTAGGGGAAAAGCTAACCGATGAAGAGGTGGAGCAGATGATTAAGGAGGCTGATTTGGACGGTGACGGTCAAGTTAATTACGATGAATTTGTTAAAATGATGAGGACTGTGGGTTAA